A genomic region of Ochotona princeps isolate mOchPri1 chromosome 17, mOchPri1.hap1, whole genome shotgun sequence contains the following coding sequences:
- the PHF12 gene encoding PHD finger protein 12 isoform X1, producing MWEKMETKTIVYDLDTSGGLMEQIQALLAPPKTDEAEKRSRKPEKEPRRSGRATNHDSCDSCKEGGDLLCCDHCPAAFHLQCCNPPLSEEMLPPGEWMCHRCTVRRKKREQKKELGHVNGLVDKSGKRTTSPSSDTDLLDRSASKTELKAIAHARIMERRASRPGTPTSNASTETPTSEQNDVDEDIIDVDEEPVAAEPDYVQPQLRRPFELLIAAAMERNPTQFQLPNELTCTTALPGSSKRRRKEETTGKNVKKTQHELDHNGLVPLPVKVCFTCNRSCRVAPLIQCDYCPLLFHMDCLEPPLTAMPLGRWMCPNHIEHVVLNQKNMTLSNRCQVFDRFQDTISQHVVKVDFLNRIHKKHPPNRRVLQSVKRRSLKVPDAIKSQYQFPPPLIAPAAIRDGELICNGIPEESQTHLLNSEHLATQAEQQEWLCSVVALQCSILKHLSAKQMPSQWDSEQTEKADIKPVIVTDSSITTSLQTADKAPTSAHYPLSCPSGFSTQNSMSCSPPHQPSALEDISCSSCAEKSKKAPCGTANGPVNTEVKANGPHLYNSPTDSTDPRRLPGASTPLPSFSHRQGWPRPLTPPAAGGLPNHTVGIIVKTENATGPSSCPQRSLVPVPSLPPSIPSSCASIENTSTLQRKTVQPQIGPPLTDSRPLGSPQNATRVLTPPQAAGDGILTTGANQRFCSPAPSSDGKVSPGTLSIGSALTVPSFPANSTAMVDLTNSLRAFMDVNGEIEINMLDEKLIKFLALQRIHQLFPSRVQTSPGSVGTHPPASGGHHTEVQRKEVQARAVFYPLLGLGGAVNMCYRTLYIGTGADMDVCLTNYGHCNYVSGKHACIFYDENTKHYELLNYSEHGTTVDNVLYSCDFSEKTPPTPPSSIVAKVQSVIRRRRHQKQDEEPSEEAAMMSSQAQGPQRRPCNCKASSSSLIGGSGAGWEGTALLHHGSYIKLGCLQFVFSITEFATKQPKGDASLLQDGVLAEKLSLKPHQGPVLRSNSVP from the exons TAACCCTCCACTGAGTGAAGAGATGTTGCCACCTGGAGAATGGATGTGTCACCGGTGTACTGTTCGCCGAAAG AAACGAGAGCAGAAAAAGGAGCTAGGTCATGTCAATGGACTGGTAGACAAATCTGGCAAACGGACTACATCCCCCAGCAGTGATACTGACTTGTTGGACAGATCAGCTAGCAAAACTGAACTCAAGGCCATTGCCCATGCCCGGATCATGGAAAGGAGAGCCAGCAGGCCTGGTACGCCTACATCCAACGCCAGCACAGAGACCCCCACCTCTGAGCAGAATGACGTCGATGAGGACATCATTGATGTGGACGAGGAGCCTGTCGCAGCAGAACCGGACTATGTGCAGCCACAGCTGAGGCGCCCTTTTGAGCTGCTGATTGCTGCTGCCATGGAGCGGAATCCCACCCAGTTTCAGTTACCCAATGAACTGACTTGTACCACTGCACTACCAG GTTCTAGCAAgaggagaagaaaagaggaaaccaCAGGGAAAAATGTTAAGAAGACCCAGCATGAGTTAGATCACAATGGTCTTGTTCCTTTACCAGTCAAAGTCTGTTTCACGTGTAACAG GAGTTGCCGTGTGGCCCCTCTCATCCAGTGTGATTATTGCCCCCTCCTGTTTCACATGGACTGCCTCGAGCCACCGCTCACTGCCATGCCCCTGGGCAGATGGATGTGTCCAAATCACATCGAACATGTGGTG CTGAACCAGAAGAATATGACACTGAGTAATCGGTGTCAGGTATTTGATCGTTTCCAGGACACCATTTCACAGCACGTTGTCAAAGTGGACTTCCTGAACCGAATCCATAAGAAACACCCTCCTAATCGCCGTGTGCTCCAGTCTGTCAAAAGAAGAAGTTTGAAG GTTCCTGATGCTATAAAATCTCAGTACCAGTTTCCACCCCCTCTCATTGCACCCGCGGCCATTCGGGATGGGGAGCTGATCTGCAATGGGATCCCTGAGGAATCACAGACGCACCTTTTGAACTCTGAGCACTTAGCTACCCAGGCAGAGCAACAAGAG TGGCTCTGTAGTGTTGTTGCGCTCCAGTGCAGCATATTGAAACATTTATCTGCTAAGCAGATGCCTTCGCAGTGGGACTCTGAACAGACAGAGAAGGCTGATATTAAGCCTGTTATTGTGACTGACAGCTCAATCACCACTTCCCTGCAAACAGCTGACAAGGCACCTACATCTGCCCACTACCCTTTGTCCTGCCCCTCAGGGTTTAGCACCCAAAACTCCATGAGCTGCTCTCCACCCCACCAGCCCTCAGCCCTAGAGGACATCAGCTGCAGTTCTTGTGCGGAAAAATCCAAGAAAGCCCCTTGTGGGACTGCCAATGGGCCAGTGAACACAGAGGTGAAAGCCAATGGTCCTCACCTCTACAACAGCCCCACTGATTCCACGGACCCCCGGCGACTTCCAGGCGCCAGCACCCCCCTACCAAGCTTCTCACACCGGCAAGGCTGGCCCCGGCCCCTCACACCACCAGCGGCTGGGGGGCTTCCGAACCACACCGTCGGCATCATTGTGAAGACAGAGAATGCCACTGGCCCTAGCTCTTGCCCCCAGAGGAGTTTGGTTCCTGTCCCAAGCCTGCCCCCTTCCATTCCTAGCTCTTGTGCCAGCATTGAGAACACCAGCACTTTGCAAAGAAAGACTGTCCAACCACAGATAGGACCTCCGTTGACAGATTCAAGGCCACTGGGATCACCCCAAAATGCCACCCGGGTGCTTACTCCCCCTCAAGCAGCAGGAGACGGGATCTTGACCACAGGAGCCAACCAGCGATTCTGCTCACCAGCGCCATCATCAG ATGGCAAGGTCAGCCCCGGCACGTTATCCATAGGAAGCGCTTTAACCGTACCCTCTTTCCCAGCCAACTCTACTGCCATGGTGGACCTCACCAACTCACTTCGAGCATTTATGGATGTCAACGGAG AAATCGAGATAAATATGCTGGACGAGAAGCTGATCAAGTTTCTGGCCTTGCAGAGAATACATCAGCTTTTCCCTTCCCGGGTCCAAACTTCACCAGGCAGTGTTGGAACACATCCACCGGCTTCCGGAGGGCACCACACAGAAG TACAAAGAAAGGAGGTACAGGCCCGAGCTGTGTTCTACCCCCTCTTAGGGCTGGGAGGAGCTGTGAACATGTGCTATCGAACCCTCTACATCGGGACAG GAGCTGACATGGATGTGTGCCTTACAAACTATGGTCACTGTAACTACGTGTCCGGGAAACACGCCTGTATATTTTACGATGAG aatACCAAACATTATGAGCTGTTAAACTACAGTGAGCACGGGACAACGGTGGACAATGTGCTGTATTCCTGTGACTTCTCTGAGAAGACCCCGCCAACCCCCCCAAGCAGTATTGTTGCCAAAGTGCAGAGTGTCATCA GGCGCCGCCGGCACCAGAAACAGGATGAAGAGCCAAGTGAGGAGGCAGCCATGATGAGTTCCCAGGCACAGGGACCGCAGCGGAGGCCCTGCAATTGCAAAGCCAGCAGCTCAAGCTTGATTGGGGGCAGTGGGGCCGGCTGGGAGGGCACGGCCTTGCTGCACCATGGCAGCTACATCAAGCTGGGCTGCCTGCAGTTCGTCTTCAGCATCACTGAGTTTGCGACCAAACAGCCCAAAGGCGATGCCAGCCTCCTGCAGGATGGGGTCTTAGCAGAGAAACTCTCTCTCAAACCTCACCAGGGCCCTGTGCTGCGCTCCAACTCTGTTCCCTAG
- the PHF12 gene encoding PHD finger protein 12 isoform X2, which translates to MNLNPPLSEEMLPPGEWMCHRCTVRRKKREQKKELGHVNGLVDKSGKRTTSPSSDTDLLDRSASKTELKAIAHARIMERRASRPGTPTSNASTETPTSEQNDVDEDIIDVDEEPVAAEPDYVQPQLRRPFELLIAAAMERNPTQFQLPNELTCTTALPGSSKRRRKEETTGKNVKKTQHELDHNGLVPLPVKVCFTCNRSCRVAPLIQCDYCPLLFHMDCLEPPLTAMPLGRWMCPNHIEHVVLNQKNMTLSNRCQVFDRFQDTISQHVVKVDFLNRIHKKHPPNRRVLQSVKRRSLKVPDAIKSQYQFPPPLIAPAAIRDGELICNGIPEESQTHLLNSEHLATQAEQQEWLCSVVALQCSILKHLSAKQMPSQWDSEQTEKADIKPVIVTDSSITTSLQTADKAPTSAHYPLSCPSGFSTQNSMSCSPPHQPSALEDISCSSCAEKSKKAPCGTANGPVNTEVKANGPHLYNSPTDSTDPRRLPGASTPLPSFSHRQGWPRPLTPPAAGGLPNHTVGIIVKTENATGPSSCPQRSLVPVPSLPPSIPSSCASIENTSTLQRKTVQPQIGPPLTDSRPLGSPQNATRVLTPPQAAGDGILTTGANQRFCSPAPSSDGKVSPGTLSIGSALTVPSFPANSTAMVDLTNSLRAFMDVNGEIEINMLDEKLIKFLALQRIHQLFPSRVQTSPGSVGTHPPASGGHHTEVQRKEVQARAVFYPLLGLGGAVNMCYRTLYIGTGADMDVCLTNYGHCNYVSGKHACIFYDENTKHYELLNYSEHGTTVDNVLYSCDFSEKTPPTPPSSIVAKVQSVIRRRRHQKQDEEPSEEAAMMSSQAQGPQRRPCNCKASSSSLIGGSGAGWEGTALLHHGSYIKLGCLQFVFSITEFATKQPKGDASLLQDGVLAEKLSLKPHQGPVLRSNSVP; encoded by the exons ATGAATCT TAACCCTCCACTGAGTGAAGAGATGTTGCCACCTGGAGAATGGATGTGTCACCGGTGTACTGTTCGCCGAAAG AAACGAGAGCAGAAAAAGGAGCTAGGTCATGTCAATGGACTGGTAGACAAATCTGGCAAACGGACTACATCCCCCAGCAGTGATACTGACTTGTTGGACAGATCAGCTAGCAAAACTGAACTCAAGGCCATTGCCCATGCCCGGATCATGGAAAGGAGAGCCAGCAGGCCTGGTACGCCTACATCCAACGCCAGCACAGAGACCCCCACCTCTGAGCAGAATGACGTCGATGAGGACATCATTGATGTGGACGAGGAGCCTGTCGCAGCAGAACCGGACTATGTGCAGCCACAGCTGAGGCGCCCTTTTGAGCTGCTGATTGCTGCTGCCATGGAGCGGAATCCCACCCAGTTTCAGTTACCCAATGAACTGACTTGTACCACTGCACTACCAG GTTCTAGCAAgaggagaagaaaagaggaaaccaCAGGGAAAAATGTTAAGAAGACCCAGCATGAGTTAGATCACAATGGTCTTGTTCCTTTACCAGTCAAAGTCTGTTTCACGTGTAACAG GAGTTGCCGTGTGGCCCCTCTCATCCAGTGTGATTATTGCCCCCTCCTGTTTCACATGGACTGCCTCGAGCCACCGCTCACTGCCATGCCCCTGGGCAGATGGATGTGTCCAAATCACATCGAACATGTGGTG CTGAACCAGAAGAATATGACACTGAGTAATCGGTGTCAGGTATTTGATCGTTTCCAGGACACCATTTCACAGCACGTTGTCAAAGTGGACTTCCTGAACCGAATCCATAAGAAACACCCTCCTAATCGCCGTGTGCTCCAGTCTGTCAAAAGAAGAAGTTTGAAG GTTCCTGATGCTATAAAATCTCAGTACCAGTTTCCACCCCCTCTCATTGCACCCGCGGCCATTCGGGATGGGGAGCTGATCTGCAATGGGATCCCTGAGGAATCACAGACGCACCTTTTGAACTCTGAGCACTTAGCTACCCAGGCAGAGCAACAAGAG TGGCTCTGTAGTGTTGTTGCGCTCCAGTGCAGCATATTGAAACATTTATCTGCTAAGCAGATGCCTTCGCAGTGGGACTCTGAACAGACAGAGAAGGCTGATATTAAGCCTGTTATTGTGACTGACAGCTCAATCACCACTTCCCTGCAAACAGCTGACAAGGCACCTACATCTGCCCACTACCCTTTGTCCTGCCCCTCAGGGTTTAGCACCCAAAACTCCATGAGCTGCTCTCCACCCCACCAGCCCTCAGCCCTAGAGGACATCAGCTGCAGTTCTTGTGCGGAAAAATCCAAGAAAGCCCCTTGTGGGACTGCCAATGGGCCAGTGAACACAGAGGTGAAAGCCAATGGTCCTCACCTCTACAACAGCCCCACTGATTCCACGGACCCCCGGCGACTTCCAGGCGCCAGCACCCCCCTACCAAGCTTCTCACACCGGCAAGGCTGGCCCCGGCCCCTCACACCACCAGCGGCTGGGGGGCTTCCGAACCACACCGTCGGCATCATTGTGAAGACAGAGAATGCCACTGGCCCTAGCTCTTGCCCCCAGAGGAGTTTGGTTCCTGTCCCAAGCCTGCCCCCTTCCATTCCTAGCTCTTGTGCCAGCATTGAGAACACCAGCACTTTGCAAAGAAAGACTGTCCAACCACAGATAGGACCTCCGTTGACAGATTCAAGGCCACTGGGATCACCCCAAAATGCCACCCGGGTGCTTACTCCCCCTCAAGCAGCAGGAGACGGGATCTTGACCACAGGAGCCAACCAGCGATTCTGCTCACCAGCGCCATCATCAG ATGGCAAGGTCAGCCCCGGCACGTTATCCATAGGAAGCGCTTTAACCGTACCCTCTTTCCCAGCCAACTCTACTGCCATGGTGGACCTCACCAACTCACTTCGAGCATTTATGGATGTCAACGGAG AAATCGAGATAAATATGCTGGACGAGAAGCTGATCAAGTTTCTGGCCTTGCAGAGAATACATCAGCTTTTCCCTTCCCGGGTCCAAACTTCACCAGGCAGTGTTGGAACACATCCACCGGCTTCCGGAGGGCACCACACAGAAG TACAAAGAAAGGAGGTACAGGCCCGAGCTGTGTTCTACCCCCTCTTAGGGCTGGGAGGAGCTGTGAACATGTGCTATCGAACCCTCTACATCGGGACAG GAGCTGACATGGATGTGTGCCTTACAAACTATGGTCACTGTAACTACGTGTCCGGGAAACACGCCTGTATATTTTACGATGAG aatACCAAACATTATGAGCTGTTAAACTACAGTGAGCACGGGACAACGGTGGACAATGTGCTGTATTCCTGTGACTTCTCTGAGAAGACCCCGCCAACCCCCCCAAGCAGTATTGTTGCCAAAGTGCAGAGTGTCATCA GGCGCCGCCGGCACCAGAAACAGGATGAAGAGCCAAGTGAGGAGGCAGCCATGATGAGTTCCCAGGCACAGGGACCGCAGCGGAGGCCCTGCAATTGCAAAGCCAGCAGCTCAAGCTTGATTGGGGGCAGTGGGGCCGGCTGGGAGGGCACGGCCTTGCTGCACCATGGCAGCTACATCAAGCTGGGCTGCCTGCAGTTCGTCTTCAGCATCACTGAGTTTGCGACCAAACAGCCCAAAGGCGATGCCAGCCTCCTGCAGGATGGGGTCTTAGCAGAGAAACTCTCTCTCAAACCTCACCAGGGCCCTGTGCTGCGCTCCAACTCTGTTCCCTAG
- the DHRS13 gene encoding dehydrogenase/reductase SDR family member 13, with translation MEALLLGAGLLLGAYVLIYYNLVKAPPCGGIGSLRGRTAVVTGANSGIGKMTALELARRGARVVLACRSRERGEAAAFDLRQESGNNEIIFMALDLASLASVRAFATAFLSSEPRLDILIHNAGISSCGRTRETFNLLLRVNHVGPFLLTHLLLPRLKTCAPSRVVVVSSAAHRRGRLDFTCLDRPVVGWQQELRAYADSKLANVLFARELANQLEGTGVTCYAAHPGPVNSDLFLRHVPGWLRPLLRPVAWLVLRAPKGGAQTPLYCALQEGLEPLTGRYFANCHVEEVSPAARDDRVAHRLWEASKRLAGLGPGDEDEEPQEKPQSEDPGAQSSRNSPHTEEATCSEPSPSPKSSPDWAKVTQRIPVKAGPQSQDL, from the exons ATGGAGGCGCTGTTGCTGGGCGCCGGTTTGCTCTTGGGCGCCTACGTGCTAATCTATTACAACCTGGTGAAGGCTCCTCCGTGCGGCGGCATCGGCAGCCTGCGGGGCCGTACCGCCGTGGTGACCG GCGCCAACAGCGGCATCGGGAAGATGACAGCGCTGGAGCTGGCGCGCAGGGGAGCGCGCGTGGTGCTGGCCTGCCGCAGCCGGGAACGCGGGGAGGCGGCCGCCTTCGACCTCCGCCAG GAGAGTGGGAACAACGAGATCATCTTCATGGCGCTGGACTTGGCCAGTCTGGCCTCAGTGCGGGCCTTTGCCACTGCCTTCCTGAGCTCAGAGCCACGGCTGGACATCCTCATCCACAATGCTG GGATCAGCTCCTGTGGCCGGACACGGGAGACCTTCAATCTGCTGCTGCGGGTGAACCACGTGGGCCCcttcctgctgacgcacctgctgctgccccggCTGAAGACATGTGCACCCAGTCGTGTGGTGGTAGTATCCTCGGCTGCCCACCGACGTGGACGTCTTGACTTCACCTGCCTGGACCGCCCCGTGGTAGGCTGGCAGCAGGAGCTGCGGGCATATGCCGACAGTAAGCTGGCCAATGTGTTGTTTGCCCGGGAGCTTGCCAACCAGCTTGAGGGCACTGGTGTCACCTGCTATGCAGCTCACCCAG GCCCTGTGAACTCAGACCTGTTCTTGCGCCACGTCCCTGGATGGCTGCGCCCACTTTTGCGTCCAGTGGCTTGGTTGGTGCTCCGAGCACCAAAAGGGGGTGCTCAGACCCCCCTGTACTGTGCTCTGCAAGAGGGCCTTGAACCCCTCACTGGGAGATACTTTGCCAACTGCCACGTGGAGGAGGTCTCCCCAGCTGCCCGAGATGACCGTGTAGCCCACCGGCTGTGGGAGGCCAGCAAGAGATTGGCAGGGCTTGGGCCTGGGGATGAGGATGAAGAACCTCAGGAAAAGCCCCAGTCTGAAGACCCAGGGGCCCAGTCATCTCGGAACAGCCCCCACACAGAAGAGGCTACCTGTTCGGAACCCTCCCCCAGCCCTAAGAGCTCACCAGACTGGGCTAAGGTGACCCAGCGAATTCC